The Aspergillus flavus chromosome 2, complete sequence region GCCATGGATTGATTTGTTTTATTGGGGTGTTTTTctctaaattttattatatctgAGGTTAGGAATATGCGAATATGCATGCATAAATCATGGCATCAATGAAATGATTCTACTGAGTGGATCGTATAAATTTTGATTCTCGTTCCGTGGGATTTCCTCGTTGTAGCGTCGTACATTAGACTAGTAAGTACGAAAGTAGTATTGCTCATGTAATGGAATAATTCTAAGATCCTTGTATATAGTTACTCTGGAaggttgttcttcttggctgCTCGTCGACTATTCACCCATTTTCCCAGTTCGTTCCATACGGCCTGTTTCTCGGCCATGCTCATCCCAGCTGCTAGCCCACTAGTAGTGGTAGCAACGAACACCGGCGCCCCGTTCCACCTCTCACTCCGACCCATGTTCTCCGACTCATCTTGCCATCCGTAGCGGAATTCTTCCTTCCGAATGGCCCGACCCTTACGAACCCGCCATACAGCCTCCCAGATACTCTTGCCAACAAGACAAACGGCTTCTGGCTGTTGCTTGGCTACTTTCTCTTCTAGTACGGGCACGCCGGCGTCCATCTCCGCCTTGCTGAGCATGCTGGCGTCGCGGGTCGGACGCTCTACGATATTGGTATTCCcgatattatataattccGGTAGCCGATAGGTATCAGAGGGAGGGTGCCGAATCGCCGTTATGCCAGACCAATGGAGGAGCTTCCAGTATAAGTTGGATGGGTGAGCGTAGACGTACCCCGTGGCACCGGTCATGATACCCGGGTTGACGCCTACCAGGAGAAGGGTAAGGTTCGGCGGGATGGTGTCGCGGAGGAGCGAGACGGAGGAAGACGCTGGTGTACTCTTGCGGGAAGAGGGCTGACGGCGAGCGCGAGAACGACCTGGTGTGCTTGGCTCCGTGGCGGGCGACGGGGACGGCGAGGCGAAGGAGGCCGGCGATGATGACGCGGAGCGAGAACGGGTTATCCGTTGGGGAAGGTTGAGAACGGTGGTAGAGatggctttctttcttcgcttgGAGTTCGAGTCATTGTCGTTGCTGGATTGGCCGTTG contains the following coding sequences:
- a CDS encoding putative mismatch-specific thymine-DNA glycosylase (uracil DNA glycosylase superfamily protein), with protein sequence MAKSMERKLLSCSEPVTINWARQSSHSYLEVGMSPPASTTLINEDIHVETTFATDDSEDVPVNKKTSFNGRLNQYFHTSKNISNSSIQDTSSKRKSESESNGQSSNDNDSNSKRRKKAISTTVLNLPQRITRSRSASSSPASFASPSPSPATEPSTPGRSRARRQPSSRKSTPASSSVSLLRDTIPPNLTLLLVGVNPGIMTGATGYVYAHPSNLYWKLLHWSGITAIRHPPSDTYRLPELYNIGNTNIVERPTRDASMLSKAEMDAGVPVLEEKVAKQQPEAVCLVGKSIWEAVWRVRKGRAIRKEEFRYGWQDESENMGRSERWNGAPVFVATTTSGLAAGMSMAEKQAVWNELGKWVNSRRAAKKNNLPE